One Aphelocoma coerulescens isolate FSJ_1873_10779 chromosome 4A, UR_Acoe_1.0, whole genome shotgun sequence DNA window includes the following coding sequences:
- the LOC138110654 gene encoding diacylglycerol kinase delta-like isoform X1: MQKSVKEGLLLKQTSSFQRWKRRYFKLRGRTLYYAKDAKSLIFDEVDLSDASVAETSTKNINNSFTVITPFRKLILCAENRKEMEDWITALKSVQKWEIHEATQFNMEHFSGMHNWYACSHARPTFCNVCREALPGVTSHGLSCEGQYWGPAGRWAGAGIRAGQPLKAGPEQVWCRVMPTACHPQMQKGLGPGLCMLWGPSLLLTAPLHAVCKFKAHKRCAVRATNNCKWTTLASIGIEIIEDEDGVAMPHQWLEGNLPVSARCAVCDRTCGSVRRLQDWRCLWCKAIVHSACKELLGKRCPLGQYKVSIIPPTALNSIDSDGFWKATCPSTCSSPLLAFVNSKSGDNQGVKFLRKFKQFLNPAQVFDLMNGGPHLGLRLFQKFSTFRILVCGGDGSVGWVLSEIDALGLHKQCQLGVLPLGTGNDLARVLGWGSLCDDDTQLLQILEKLERATTKMLDRWSVLTYEAPKQSPSALKEEENGDSNIQAQISHYADSVAFHLAKILESDKHSVVISSARFLCGTVNDFVTEVGRAYKRATENKQEAELMARKCAMLNEKLDSLVRELNEEAQAIMVPEEMAQATHADVKDQEKGGSFNPSPMPRIFKSKEQLMLRANSLKKALRQIIEQTEKAVDEQNKQTQAYQGSVGPGKDSSEELNKEEEKLSSRQVTVTSASSSIILDRPHTFGSLQFPEDPSTLHFLEKCVMNNYFGIGLDAKISLEFNNKRDEHPKKCSSRTKNMMWYGVLGTKELLQRTYKNLEQRVQLECDGVPISLPSLQGIAVLNIPSYAGGINFWGGTKEDNNFGAPSFDDKKLEVVAVFGSIQMAVSRVINLQHHRIAQCRMVKITIRGDEGVPVQVDGEAWIQPPGIIKIQHKNRAQMLTRDRAFESTLKSWEDKQRGESYRAATRPRLSSQQSMEYLTEEESSLLQQVSRVAETLIARIHEAAKAHKAVEQELAHAVNASSLALSEALSHKAAGTSEFLSRNVAVEVVLSIKELWAETRAFLEGKALDSPQEEEALHGPLSVLGQELQRLLDIHWLGPIAHPAEEEGAGSANKGSFKLRLNIPKPRKEKDKLQKQKTNSALPADKWGSEEVAAWLEALGLGEYRDIFIRHDIQGSELILLERRDLKDLGITKVGHMKRILQAIKELSNLP; the protein is encoded by the exons TCCCTGATCTTTGATGAGGTGGACCTGTCTGATGCCAGTGTGGCCGAGACCAGCACCAAGAACATCAACAACAGTTTCACG GTGATCACACCATTCCGGAAGCTCATCTTATGTGCGGAGAACCGGAAGGAGATGGAGGACTGGATCACTGCCCTGAAATCTGTCCAGAAGTGGGAAATCCATGAG GCCACACAGTTCAACATGGAGCACTTCTCAGGCATGCACAACTGGTACGCCTGCTCCCACGCCCGCCCCACCTTCTGCAATGTGTGCCGCGAAGCTCTTCCAGGGGTCACCTCCCATGGCCTCTCCTGTGAAGGTCAGTACTGGGGTCCTGCTGGGAGGTGGGCAGGGGCCGGGATCAGAGCAGGGCAGCCTCTCAAGGCTGGGCCAGAGCAGGTGTGGTGCAGGGTGATGCCCACTGCCTGCCATCCCCAGATGCAGAAGGGTTTGGGACCAGGGCTATGCATGCTGTGGGGaccttccctgctcctcactgctcccCTCCATGCAGTCTGCAAGTTCAAGGCACACAAGCGCTGTGCCGTCAGAGCCACAAACAACTGCAAGTGGACAACCCTGGCCTCCATCGGCATTGAAATCAtcgaggatgaggatggg GTGGCCATGCCCCATCAGTGGCTGGAGGGGAACTTGCCCGTCAGTGCGCGCTGCGCTGTCTGTGACCGGACCTGTGGCAGTGTCCGGAGGCTGCAGGACTGGCGGTGTCTCTGGTGCAAGGCCATC GTTCACAGTGCCTGCAAGGAACTCCTTGGCAAGAGGTGCCCCCTGGGCCAGTACAAAGTGTCCATCATCCCGCCAACTGCCTTGAACAGCATCGATTCTGATG GTTTCTGGAAAGCCACCTGCCCCTCGACCTGCTCCAGTCCTCTCTTGGCCTTTGTCAACTCCAAGAGCGGGGACAACCAGGGTGTCAAGTTTCTGCGCAAATTCAAGCAGTTCCTCAACCCAGCCCAGGTCTTTGACCTCATGAATGGGGGCCCACACCTGGG GCTGCGCCTCTTCCAGAAGTTCTCCACCTTCAGAATCCTGGTCTGTGGTGGGGATGGCAGCGTGGGTTGGGTGCTCTCTGAGATCGATGCCCTTGGCCTCCACAAACAG TGTCAGCTGGGTGTCCTGCCACTGGGGACTGGCAATGACCTGGCACGGgtcctgggctggggcagcctgtGTGACGATGAcactcagctgctgcagatccTGGAGAAGCTGGAAAGGGCCACCACCAAGATGCTGGATCG GTGGAGTGTGCTGACCTATGAGGCTCCCAAGCAGTCCCCCTCAGCcctgaaggaggaggaaaatgggGACTCCAACATCCAG gcCCAGATCTCCCATTACGCTGACTCTGTTGCTTTCCACCTGGCCAAGATCCTGGAGTCGGACAAGCACTCAGTGGTGATCTCCTCTGCCAG GTTCCTCTGTGGCACTGTCAATGACTTTGTGACCGAAGTTGGACGGGCTTACAAGAGGGCAACGGAGAACAAGCAGGAGGCTGAGCTGATGGCACGGAAG TGCGCCATGCTGAATGAGAAGCTGGACTCGCTGGTGCGGGAGCTGAATGAGGAGGCTCAGGCCATCATGGTCCCTGAAGAAATGGCACAGGCCACTCATGCTGATGTTAAGGACCAGGAGAAAGGTGGCAGCTTCAACCCCAGCCCCATGCCTCGCATCTTCAAATCCAAGGAGCAGCTCATGCTGCGGGCAAACAGCCTGAAGAAAGCCCTGCGGCAAATCATTGAGCAGACAGAGAAAG CTGTGGATGAGCAGAACAAGCAGACACAAGCCTACCAGGGCAGTGTGGGCCCCGGCAAGGACAGCTCGGAGGAGCTcaacaaggaggaggagaagctcA GCTCCCGGCAGGTGACGGTGACCTCTGCATCTTCCTCCATCATCCTGGACCGGCCACACACCTTTGGCAGCTTGCAATTCCCTGAAGACCCCAGCACCCT CCACTTCTTGGAGAAATGTGTCATGAATAACTACTTTGGCATCGGCCTGGATGCAAAGATCTCCCTGGAGTTCAACAACAAACGCGATGAGCACCCCAAGAAGTGCAG CAGCCGCACCAAGAACATGATGTGGTATGGGGTGCTAGGCACAAAGGAGCTCCTGCAGCGCACCTACAAGAACCTGGAGCAGCGGGTACAGCTGGAG TGTGACGGGGTGCCCATCTCACTGCCCAGCCTGCAGGGCATTGCTGTCCTCAACATCCCCAGCTATGCCGGCGGCATCAACTTCTGGGGAGGCACAAAGGAGGACAAT AACTTTGGGGCTCCATCCTTTGATGACAAGAAGCTGGAGGTGGTGGCAGTCTTTGGCAGCATCCAGATGGCCGTGTCACGTGTCATCAACCTCCAGCACCATCGCATTGCACAG TGCCGCATGGTGAAGATCACTATCCGGGGGGACGAGGGTGTCCCAGTGCAGGTGGATGGAGAGGCCTGGATCCAGCCACCCGGCATCATCAAAATCCAACACAAGAACAGAGCCCAGATGCTGACAAGGGACCGG GCATTTGAAAGCACGCTCAAGTCTTGGGAGGACAAGCAAAGAGGGGAGAGCTACCGAGCAGCCACACGGCCACggctcagctcccagcagtCCATGGAGTATCTGACCGAGGAGGAGAGCAGCCTCTTGCAGCAGGTCTCACGGGTCGCTGAGACCCTCATTGCCAG GATCCATGAGGCAGCCAAGGCCCACAAAGCcgtggagcaggagctggcacaTGCAGTCAATGCCAGCTCCCTGGCACTGAGTGAAGCCCTCTCCCACAAAGCTGCTGGCACCTCAGAG TTTCTCAGCAGGAATGTGGCTGTGGAGGTCGTGCTGAGCATCAAGGAGCTGTGGGCTGAGACCAGGGCATTCCTGGAAGGGAAGGCG CTGGACTCgccacaggaggaggaggcgctTCATGGCCCCCTGAGTGTGCTGGGCCAGGAGTTGCAGCGGCTGCTGGACATCCACTGGCTGGGCCCTATTGCCCaccctgctgaggag GAAGGTGCCGGCAGTGCCAACAAGGGCAGCTTTAAGCTTCGTCTCAACATCCCCAAGCCCAGAAAGGAGAAGGACaagctgcagaagcagaagaCAAACAGTGCACTCCCAG CAGACAAGTGGGGCTCCGAGGAGGTGGCAGCTTGGCTGGAAGCACTCGGTTTAGGGGAATACAGAGACATTTTCATCCGGCATGACATCCAGGGCTCAGAGTTGATTTTGCTGGAGAGGAGAGACCTGAAG GACCTGGGGATTACCAAAGTGGGCCACATGAAGAGGATCCTACAGGCCATTAAGGAGCTCAGCAACCTGCCCTAA
- the LOC138110654 gene encoding diacylglycerol kinase delta-like isoform X2 has product MAEKLVPGDLFLRKTRESVSSLDSDKLAPISPEVGGEESSDSEGEQEDSSHKLIRKVSTSGQMRSKKSVKEGLLLKQTSSFQRWKRRYFKLRGRTLYYAKDAKSLIFDEVDLSDASVAETSTKNINNSFTVITPFRKLILCAENRKEMEDWITALKSVQKWEIHEATQFNMEHFSGMHNWYACSHARPTFCNVCREALPGVTSHGLSCEVCKFKAHKRCAVRATNNCKWTTLASIGIEIIEDEDGVAMPHQWLEGNLPVSARCAVCDRTCGSVRRLQDWRCLWCKAIVHSACKELLGKRCPLGQYKVSIIPPTALNSIDSDGFWKATCPSTCSSPLLAFVNSKSGDNQGVKFLRKFKQFLNPAQVFDLMNGGPHLGLRLFQKFSTFRILVCGGDGSVGWVLSEIDALGLHKQCQLGVLPLGTGNDLARVLGWGSLCDDDTQLLQILEKLERATTKMLDRWSVLTYEAPKQSPSALKEEENGDSNIQAQISHYADSVAFHLAKILESDKHSVVISSARFLCGTVNDFVTEVGRAYKRATENKQEAELMARKCAMLNEKLDSLVRELNEEAQAIMVPEEMAQATHADVKDQEKGGSFNPSPMPRIFKSKEQLMLRANSLKKALRQIIEQTEKAVDEQNKQTQAYQGSVGPGKDSSEELNKEEEKLSSRQVTVTSASSSIILDRPHTFGSLQFPEDPSTLHFLEKCVMNNYFGIGLDAKISLEFNNKRDEHPKKCSSRTKNMMWYGVLGTKELLQRTYKNLEQRVQLECDGVPISLPSLQGIAVLNIPSYAGGINFWGGTKEDNNFGAPSFDDKKLEVVAVFGSIQMAVSRVINLQHHRIAQCRMVKITIRGDEGVPVQVDGEAWIQPPGIIKIQHKNRAQMLTRDRAFESTLKSWEDKQRGESYRAATRPRLSSQQSMEYLTEEESSLLQQVSRVAETLIARIHEAAKAHKAVEQELAHAVNASSLALSEALSHKAAGTSEFLSRNVAVEVVLSIKELWAETRAFLEGKALDSPQEEEALHGPLSVLGQELQRLLDIHWLGPIAHPAEEEGAGSANKGSFKLRLNIPKPRKEKDKLQKQKTNSALPADKWGSEEVAAWLEALGLGEYRDIFIRHDIQGSELILLERRDLKDLGITKVGHMKRILQAIKELSNLP; this is encoded by the exons TCCCTGATCTTTGATGAGGTGGACCTGTCTGATGCCAGTGTGGCCGAGACCAGCACCAAGAACATCAACAACAGTTTCACG GTGATCACACCATTCCGGAAGCTCATCTTATGTGCGGAGAACCGGAAGGAGATGGAGGACTGGATCACTGCCCTGAAATCTGTCCAGAAGTGGGAAATCCATGAG GCCACACAGTTCAACATGGAGCACTTCTCAGGCATGCACAACTGGTACGCCTGCTCCCACGCCCGCCCCACCTTCTGCAATGTGTGCCGCGAAGCTCTTCCAGGGGTCACCTCCCATGGCCTCTCCTGTGAAG TCTGCAAGTTCAAGGCACACAAGCGCTGTGCCGTCAGAGCCACAAACAACTGCAAGTGGACAACCCTGGCCTCCATCGGCATTGAAATCAtcgaggatgaggatggg GTGGCCATGCCCCATCAGTGGCTGGAGGGGAACTTGCCCGTCAGTGCGCGCTGCGCTGTCTGTGACCGGACCTGTGGCAGTGTCCGGAGGCTGCAGGACTGGCGGTGTCTCTGGTGCAAGGCCATC GTTCACAGTGCCTGCAAGGAACTCCTTGGCAAGAGGTGCCCCCTGGGCCAGTACAAAGTGTCCATCATCCCGCCAACTGCCTTGAACAGCATCGATTCTGATG GTTTCTGGAAAGCCACCTGCCCCTCGACCTGCTCCAGTCCTCTCTTGGCCTTTGTCAACTCCAAGAGCGGGGACAACCAGGGTGTCAAGTTTCTGCGCAAATTCAAGCAGTTCCTCAACCCAGCCCAGGTCTTTGACCTCATGAATGGGGGCCCACACCTGGG GCTGCGCCTCTTCCAGAAGTTCTCCACCTTCAGAATCCTGGTCTGTGGTGGGGATGGCAGCGTGGGTTGGGTGCTCTCTGAGATCGATGCCCTTGGCCTCCACAAACAG TGTCAGCTGGGTGTCCTGCCACTGGGGACTGGCAATGACCTGGCACGGgtcctgggctggggcagcctgtGTGACGATGAcactcagctgctgcagatccTGGAGAAGCTGGAAAGGGCCACCACCAAGATGCTGGATCG GTGGAGTGTGCTGACCTATGAGGCTCCCAAGCAGTCCCCCTCAGCcctgaaggaggaggaaaatgggGACTCCAACATCCAG gcCCAGATCTCCCATTACGCTGACTCTGTTGCTTTCCACCTGGCCAAGATCCTGGAGTCGGACAAGCACTCAGTGGTGATCTCCTCTGCCAG GTTCCTCTGTGGCACTGTCAATGACTTTGTGACCGAAGTTGGACGGGCTTACAAGAGGGCAACGGAGAACAAGCAGGAGGCTGAGCTGATGGCACGGAAG TGCGCCATGCTGAATGAGAAGCTGGACTCGCTGGTGCGGGAGCTGAATGAGGAGGCTCAGGCCATCATGGTCCCTGAAGAAATGGCACAGGCCACTCATGCTGATGTTAAGGACCAGGAGAAAGGTGGCAGCTTCAACCCCAGCCCCATGCCTCGCATCTTCAAATCCAAGGAGCAGCTCATGCTGCGGGCAAACAGCCTGAAGAAAGCCCTGCGGCAAATCATTGAGCAGACAGAGAAAG CTGTGGATGAGCAGAACAAGCAGACACAAGCCTACCAGGGCAGTGTGGGCCCCGGCAAGGACAGCTCGGAGGAGCTcaacaaggaggaggagaagctcA GCTCCCGGCAGGTGACGGTGACCTCTGCATCTTCCTCCATCATCCTGGACCGGCCACACACCTTTGGCAGCTTGCAATTCCCTGAAGACCCCAGCACCCT CCACTTCTTGGAGAAATGTGTCATGAATAACTACTTTGGCATCGGCCTGGATGCAAAGATCTCCCTGGAGTTCAACAACAAACGCGATGAGCACCCCAAGAAGTGCAG CAGCCGCACCAAGAACATGATGTGGTATGGGGTGCTAGGCACAAAGGAGCTCCTGCAGCGCACCTACAAGAACCTGGAGCAGCGGGTACAGCTGGAG TGTGACGGGGTGCCCATCTCACTGCCCAGCCTGCAGGGCATTGCTGTCCTCAACATCCCCAGCTATGCCGGCGGCATCAACTTCTGGGGAGGCACAAAGGAGGACAAT AACTTTGGGGCTCCATCCTTTGATGACAAGAAGCTGGAGGTGGTGGCAGTCTTTGGCAGCATCCAGATGGCCGTGTCACGTGTCATCAACCTCCAGCACCATCGCATTGCACAG TGCCGCATGGTGAAGATCACTATCCGGGGGGACGAGGGTGTCCCAGTGCAGGTGGATGGAGAGGCCTGGATCCAGCCACCCGGCATCATCAAAATCCAACACAAGAACAGAGCCCAGATGCTGACAAGGGACCGG GCATTTGAAAGCACGCTCAAGTCTTGGGAGGACAAGCAAAGAGGGGAGAGCTACCGAGCAGCCACACGGCCACggctcagctcccagcagtCCATGGAGTATCTGACCGAGGAGGAGAGCAGCCTCTTGCAGCAGGTCTCACGGGTCGCTGAGACCCTCATTGCCAG GATCCATGAGGCAGCCAAGGCCCACAAAGCcgtggagcaggagctggcacaTGCAGTCAATGCCAGCTCCCTGGCACTGAGTGAAGCCCTCTCCCACAAAGCTGCTGGCACCTCAGAG TTTCTCAGCAGGAATGTGGCTGTGGAGGTCGTGCTGAGCATCAAGGAGCTGTGGGCTGAGACCAGGGCATTCCTGGAAGGGAAGGCG CTGGACTCgccacaggaggaggaggcgctTCATGGCCCCCTGAGTGTGCTGGGCCAGGAGTTGCAGCGGCTGCTGGACATCCACTGGCTGGGCCCTATTGCCCaccctgctgaggag GAAGGTGCCGGCAGTGCCAACAAGGGCAGCTTTAAGCTTCGTCTCAACATCCCCAAGCCCAGAAAGGAGAAGGACaagctgcagaagcagaagaCAAACAGTGCACTCCCAG CAGACAAGTGGGGCTCCGAGGAGGTGGCAGCTTGGCTGGAAGCACTCGGTTTAGGGGAATACAGAGACATTTTCATCCGGCATGACATCCAGGGCTCAGAGTTGATTTTGCTGGAGAGGAGAGACCTGAAG GACCTGGGGATTACCAAAGTGGGCCACATGAAGAGGATCCTACAGGCCATTAAGGAGCTCAGCAACCTGCCCTAA